In the Leifsonia sp. 466MF genome, one interval contains:
- the tkt gene encoding transketolase, producing MAALQWDPIDNKAVDTARVLAADAVEKVGNGHPGTAMSLAPAAYLLFQKVMRRDPRDQHWLGRDRFILSAGHSSLTQYVQLYLGGYGLELDDLKKLRTWGSLTPGHPEYGHTDGVEITTGPLGQGISSAVGFAYAQRFERGLFDPDAAPGTSPFDHHIYVIASDGDLEEGVSSEASSLAGHQELGNLIAIYDSNQISIEDDTDIAFTEDVKARYEAYHWDVQVVDWKKTGVYQEDVEELYQAIENAKAVTDKPSLIILKTIIGWPAPKKQNTGKIHGSALGADELRAVKGVLGFDPEQTFEVADEVIEHTRKAIQRGAEERAEWQKGFDAWAEANPERKQLLDRLLSGAAPEELESALPVFEPGKDVSTRAASGKVLNAIAPVMPELWGGSADLAESNNTTIESAASFVPTERSTHEWTGNPYGRVLHFGIREHAMAAILNGIVLHGPTRPFGGTFLIFSDYQRPSLRLSALMNIPSIFVWTHDSVALGEDGPTHQPIEQLSTLRAIPNFTVVRPGDANEVAWAWKTMLERRNGPAGIALTRQNIPVFERGDGDAEGDTLASAKNVAKGAYILAEAPGGTPDVIFIATGSEVQIALEAREELRGEGINARVVSAPSLEWFAEQPAEYREKVLPAAVKARVSIEAGAALAWDKIVGDHGRSVSIEHFGASADYKTLFREFGMTTEHAVSAAKESLASL from the coding sequence GTGGCAGCACTGCAGTGGGATCCCATTGACAACAAGGCAGTAGACACGGCTCGCGTTCTCGCGGCCGACGCGGTGGAGAAGGTGGGCAACGGGCATCCCGGCACCGCCATGAGCCTCGCCCCCGCGGCCTACCTGCTGTTCCAGAAGGTGATGCGCCGCGACCCGCGCGACCAGCACTGGCTCGGTCGCGACCGCTTCATCCTCTCGGCGGGCCACTCGTCCCTGACCCAGTACGTCCAGCTCTATCTGGGCGGCTACGGTCTCGAGCTCGACGACCTCAAGAAGCTGCGCACGTGGGGCTCCCTCACCCCCGGCCACCCCGAGTACGGACACACCGACGGCGTGGAGATCACCACCGGCCCCCTGGGCCAGGGCATCTCCTCCGCCGTCGGTTTCGCTTATGCGCAGCGTTTCGAACGCGGCCTGTTCGATCCGGACGCGGCCCCCGGCACCAGCCCGTTCGACCACCACATCTACGTGATCGCCTCCGACGGCGACCTCGAGGAGGGCGTCAGCTCCGAGGCCTCGTCGCTCGCCGGCCACCAGGAGCTCGGCAACCTGATCGCGATCTACGACAGCAACCAGATCTCGATCGAGGACGACACCGACATCGCCTTCACCGAGGACGTGAAGGCGCGCTACGAGGCGTACCACTGGGACGTGCAGGTCGTCGACTGGAAGAAGACCGGCGTCTACCAGGAGGACGTCGAGGAGCTCTACCAGGCGATCGAGAACGCGAAGGCCGTCACGGACAAGCCGTCGCTGATCATCCTCAAGACCATCATCGGCTGGCCGGCCCCGAAGAAGCAGAACACCGGCAAGATCCACGGCTCCGCCCTGGGCGCCGACGAGCTCCGCGCCGTCAAGGGGGTGCTCGGTTTCGACCCCGAGCAGACCTTCGAGGTCGCCGACGAGGTCATCGAGCACACGCGCAAGGCCATCCAGCGCGGTGCCGAGGAGCGCGCCGAGTGGCAGAAGGGCTTCGACGCCTGGGCCGAGGCGAACCCCGAGCGCAAACAGCTGCTCGACCGCCTGCTGAGCGGCGCCGCGCCGGAGGAGCTGGAGAGCGCGCTTCCCGTGTTCGAGCCGGGCAAGGACGTCTCCACCCGCGCCGCGAGCGGCAAGGTGCTCAACGCCATCGCGCCGGTCATGCCGGAGCTGTGGGGCGGCTCGGCCGACCTGGCGGAGTCGAACAACACGACCATCGAGAGCGCAGCATCGTTCGTGCCCACCGAGCGCTCGACGCACGAGTGGACCGGCAACCCGTACGGACGCGTGCTGCACTTCGGCATCCGCGAGCACGCCATGGCGGCCATCCTGAACGGCATCGTCCTGCACGGACCGACCCGTCCGTTCGGCGGCACGTTCCTAATCTTCAGCGACTACCAGCGCCCGTCGCTCCGACTGTCCGCCCTCATGAACATCCCGTCGATCTTCGTCTGGACGCACGACTCCGTCGCGCTGGGCGAGGACGGCCCCACCCACCAGCCGATCGAGCAGCTCTCGACGCTGCGCGCCATCCCCAACTTCACGGTCGTCCGCCCCGGCGACGCCAACGAGGTCGCCTGGGCCTGGAAGACCATGCTGGAGCGCCGCAACGGCCCGGCCGGCATCGCGCTGACCCGCCAGAACATCCCGGTGTTCGAGCGCGGAGACGGCGACGCCGAGGGCGACACCCTCGCGTCGGCCAAGAACGTCGCGAAGGGCGCGTACATCCTGGCCGAGGCGCCGGGCGGCACGCCGGACGTGATCTTCATCGCGACCGGCTCCGAGGTGCAGATCGCGCTGGAGGCCCGCGAGGAGCTGCGCGGCGAGGGCATCAACGCCCGCGTCGTCTCCGCCCCGAGCCTCGAGTGGTTCGCCGAGCAGCCCGCCGAGTACCGCGAGAAGGTGCTCCCCGCGGCCGTCAAGGCCCGCGTCTCGATCGAGGCCGGCGCGGCGCTCGCCTGGGACAAGATCGTCGGCGACCACGGCCGGAGCGTCTCGATCGAGCACTTCGGTGCCTCGGCCGACTACAAGACGCTGTTCCGCGAGTTCGGTATGACCACCGAGCACGCCGTGTCCGCAGCGAAGGAATCGCTCGCGTCGCTCTGA
- the tal gene encoding transaldolase has translation MTDTTATAATPTAALSAAGVSIWLDDLSRERINTGNLEKLIAEKNVVGVTTNPTIFAAALAKGEAYDEQVRQLAAAGVDVDDAIFEITTDDVAKASDIFHSVYERSNGVGGRVSIEVAPGLARDTKATIEAAKKLADKIQKPNVMIKIPATVEGLEAITETIAAGISVNVTLIFSLERYREVINAYLTGLEKAKAAGIDLSGIHSVASFFVSRVDTEVDKRLSAIGTDEAEGLKSKAGIANARLAYEVYEQQFATERAKLLVEAGANEQRPLWASTGVKDPSLPDTLYVEALVAPNVVNTMPEKTLDATFDHGHITGDTVTGTYAESNDVLNKLADLGISYDDVTETLEREGVEKFNVSWGELVETVKNALEGAAK, from the coding sequence ATGACCGACACAACCGCCACCGCCGCGACCCCCACGGCCGCACTGTCCGCAGCGGGCGTCAGCATCTGGCTGGACGACCTGTCGCGTGAGCGCATCAACACGGGCAACCTCGAGAAGCTGATCGCCGAGAAGAACGTGGTCGGCGTGACCACGAACCCGACGATCTTCGCCGCCGCCCTCGCCAAGGGCGAGGCCTACGACGAGCAGGTCCGCCAGCTCGCCGCCGCCGGTGTGGACGTCGACGACGCGATCTTCGAGATCACCACCGACGACGTCGCCAAGGCGAGCGACATCTTCCACAGCGTCTACGAGCGCTCGAACGGCGTCGGCGGCCGCGTGTCCATCGAGGTCGCCCCGGGGCTCGCCCGCGACACGAAGGCCACCATCGAGGCCGCGAAGAAGCTCGCGGACAAGATCCAGAAGCCGAACGTCATGATCAAGATCCCGGCGACGGTCGAGGGCCTCGAGGCCATCACGGAGACCATCGCGGCCGGCATCAGCGTCAACGTGACGCTGATCTTCAGCCTCGAGCGCTACCGCGAGGTCATCAACGCCTACCTCACCGGCCTCGAGAAGGCCAAGGCGGCGGGCATCGACCTCTCCGGCATCCACTCGGTCGCCTCGTTCTTCGTCTCGCGCGTCGACACCGAGGTGGACAAGCGCCTCAGCGCGATCGGCACGGACGAGGCCGAGGGCCTCAAGAGCAAGGCCGGCATCGCCAACGCACGCCTCGCCTACGAGGTGTACGAGCAGCAGTTCGCCACCGAGCGCGCGAAGCTCCTCGTCGAGGCCGGCGCCAACGAGCAGCGCCCGCTGTGGGCCTCCACCGGTGTGAAGGACCCGAGCCTGCCCGACACGCTGTACGTCGAGGCGCTCGTCGCCCCGAACGTCGTCAACACGATGCCCGAGAAGACGCTGGACGCGACCTTCGACCACGGCCACATCACCGGCGACACCGTCACCGGCACCTACGCCGAGTCGAACGACGTGCTCAACAAGCTGGCCGACCTCGGCATCAGCTACGACGACGTGACCGAGACCCTCGAGCGCGAAGGCGTCGAGAAGTTCAACGTCTCGTGGGGCGAGCTCGTCGAGACCGTGAAGAACGCCCTCGAGGGAGCCGCCAAGTGA